In Mauremys reevesii isolate NIE-2019 linkage group 8, ASM1616193v1, whole genome shotgun sequence, a single genomic region encodes these proteins:
- the LOC120370271 gene encoding neuropeptide Y receptor type 2-like: protein MGLLKQTNSTLVMEELVLDEKLPLGWHSNGIATPSQGLQGSSSIMMDSTKILGVQVILIAAYSLIILLGFIGNSLVIYTIVKYKAMRTVTNFFIANLAVADLMVDTLCLPFTLVYTLLDEWKFGAVLCHLVPYAQALSVHVSTLTLTVIALDRYRCIVFHLDSRISKRLSFTIIAITWLTGAVLAGPLAIFREYRHEEIPSINLKIAVCSEKWPSGNNRDATIYSLSMLLLQYILPLAIICYAYIRIWFKLKNHISPTSSSDSQCRRRKTTKMLVMVVVVFAVCWLPFHIFQLAIDLDLVLIFHEYKLLYTVFHVVAMCSTFVNPLLYGWMNKNYRNGFLTFFSCQNKPESIYTDGSIRRRSYTFKATTLNGSIKHSAGNGQLPTEV, encoded by the coding sequence ATGGGGCTGCTGAAGCAAACCAACAGCACCCTGGTGATGGAGGAACTGGTTCTGGATGAGAAGCTGCCACTAGGCTGGCACTCCAATGGCATTGCCACTCCTAGCCAGGGTCTCCAAGGTTCCAGCAGCATCATGATGGACAGTACCAAGATCCTTGGGGTCCAGGTCATATTGATCGCAGCTTATTCCTTAATAATTCTGCTGGGATTCATCGGCAACTCCCTGGTGATCTATACGATAGTGAAATATAAAGCCATGAGGACTGTAACTAACTTCTTCATCGCTAACCTGGCCGTGGCAGACCTCATGGTGGACACTCTCTGTTTGCCTTTCACCTTGGTGTACACGCTACTGGATGAGTGGAAATTTGGGGCTGTTCTTTGTCATCTAGTCCCTTATGCCCAAGCTTTGAGTGTCCATGTGTCTACTCTAACCTTAACTGTGATAGCTCTGGACAGGTATAGATGCATTGTTTTCCACTTGGACAGCAGGATCTCCAAGAGGCTCAGTTTCACGATCATAGCCATTACATGGTTGACTGGTGCGGTCCTGGCTGGCCCGTTGGCCATCTTCAGAGAGTACAGGCATGAGGAAATCCCATCCATCAACCTCAAAATAGCCGTCTGTTCTGAAAAGTGGCCTTCCGGAAATAACAGAGATGCCACCATTTATAGCCTTTCCATGCTCCTTCTGCAGTACATCCTTCCACTTGCCATTATTTGCTATGCCTACATCAGGATCTGGTTCAAGCTGAAAAATCATATCAGCCCCACCTCCAGCAGCGACAGCCAgtgcaggaggaggaagacaacAAAAATGCtagtgatggtggtggtggtgttcgCAGTGTGCTGGCTCCCCTTCCACATCTTCCAGCTTGCCATCGACCTGGATTTGGTGCTCATCTTCCATGAGTACAAACTCCTTTACACTGTCTTCCATGTGGTGGCCATGTGTTCCACATTTGTAAACCCCCTGCTCTATGGGTGGATGAACAAGAACTACCGGAATGGGTTCCTCACGTTCTTCAGCTGCCAGAACAAGCCTGAGAGTATCTACACGGATGGTTCAATTAGACGCCGGTCTTACACCTTCAAGGCCACCACTCTGAATGGGAGCATCAAGCACTCTGCTGGCAATGGGCAGCTGCCGACAGAGGTATAG